GCACCGGGACAGGCAAGACGCTGGCCTTCGCCCTGCCCATCATCCAGAACCTGGAGCCCAGCCGTGAGCGTTCGCGTCTGCCGCGCGCCATCGTGGTCGCCCCGACCCGTGAGCTCGCCAAGCAGGTCGCCGAAGAGTTCGCCAAGTCGGGTCTGGACCTGACCACCGTGACCGTCTACGGCGGCGCGAGCTACGCTCCGCAGGAAAATGCCCTGCGCCGCGGCGTGGACGTGGTCGTGGGTACCCCCGGCCGCCTGATTGACCACCTGGAGCGCGGCAACCTCGACCTGAGCGCCGTGCGCTACGCCGTGCTCGACGAGGCCGACGAGATGCTGAGCGTGGGCTTCGCCGACGCCATCGAGACCATCCTCGAGAAGACGCCCGAAAGCCGCCAGACCATGCTGTTCAGCGCGACCCTCAACGGCGACATCAACCGCCTGTCGCGCAAGTACCTGCGTGACCCCCTTAAGGTGGACATGGTCGGCGAAGGCAAGAGCCAGGCAGCCCAGACCGTCGAGCACCTCAAGGTGAAGGTGGGCCGCAGCCGTACCCGCGTGCTTGCCGACCTGCTGACCGTCTACAGCCCCGAGAAGGCCATCGTCTTCACCCGCACCAAGCGCGAAGCCGATGAACTGGCAAACGAACTGATCCACCGCGGCATTGAGAGCGAGGCGCTGCACGGCGACCTGGCCCAGACGCAGCGTGAGCGGGCGCTCGGCGCTTTCCGCAGCGGACGCGTGGGCGTGCTCGTGGCCACCGACGTGGCGGCGCGCGGTCTGGACATCCCCGAGGTCGACCTCGTAGTGCAGTACCACCTGCCCCAGGACCCCGAGAGCTACGTGCACCGTTCGGGCCGTACCGGCCGCGCCGGGCGCACCGGCACCGCGATCATCATGTACGGCGACCGCGACGGCCGCGAAATGTCGGGCCTGGAACGCATCACGGGCGTGCGCTTTATTGAGCGTCCCCTGCCGACCCCCAAGGAAGTCGCCTCGGCGAGCGCCCGTTCGAGCGCCGATCTGGTTCGCCGTGTGGACAGCGGCGCGGCCCAGGGGTTCCAGGAAGAAGCCGAGCGTCTCTTCGGTGAACTGGGTCTCGAAGCCCTGACCCGCGCCCTGGCCAAGATCAGCGGCGTGACCGAGCCGGCCAAGGCTGCCAGCCTGCTGAGCGGCGAAGAAGGCCTGACCACCCTGATCCTGCACGGCGAGCGCCTCAGCGTGCCCCGTACCGTGGCCGTCCTGGCACGCGGCAGCGACCTCGACACCCGCCGTCTGGGCAAGGTGCGCCAGTGGCGCGGCGGCACGGTGGCCGACGTGCCCAGCGAGTACGTCGAGAAGCTGCTCGCGGCCAACCCCCTCGAAGGCGATATCCAGGTGGAAGTCGCGCAGGAACTGCCCGAACTGTTCGAGGCCCCCACCCGTGAGCGCCGTGAAGGCAGCTACAACGGTGGCAACCGCAGTAACCGCGACGAAGGTGGATACCGCGGCGGCGGCAACCGTGGCCAGGGCGGCGGCTACGCCGGACGTGGCGGCAACGACCGCGGCGGCCAGGGTCGCTGGAGCCGTGACGGCGGCGGCCAGAGCCAGAGCCGTTCGCGCGAGGACTTCGCTGACCGCGAGTTCGTGCCCAGCGGCCGCTGAGGCTTCCTTAAAGACCGCGCGGCCTTCTCCCCCAGGGAGAGGGCAGGCCCCTGCCCCCACCGGGCGGGGGTTTTTCGCTGTACCGGCGCGGCGCACGGTTTGTCCAGCCGCAACCCGGTAACATAACCGAATGACGAAAAGCATTACCGATTTTCAGGATGAACGTGGCCGTATTACCAACTGGCCCAGCGACCGCCGCGTAGTGCAGCAGCAGGCCATCTTGCACCACCTGCGCGGCTTGTTCGAGTCGGGCGTGTCGTATGGGCGCCCGGAGGTCGACCGTCTCCTGGCCACGCACACCACCCTCGAAGATCCCTCCATCCTGATTCCCGAACTCGTCGAGGGCGACTACCTCGCCACCGACGGCCAGACCTACTGGCGGGCCGACGGGCGTCCCGGTGTGGCGGCCCCCGACGCGGAGCCGCGTGGCTAAAAGCGTCACGCGCTACGTCTGCACGAGCTGCGGCTACGCGTCGGCCAAGCCGCTGGGGCGTTGCCCGAGCTGCCAGGCGTGGAATTCCTTCGAGGAGGAAGTGCCGACCATCGCCACCGGCAAGGGGCGCGGCGGCCTGGGCGGTTACGGGGGTGTGTCGGGCGGCAAGCTCACGGCCCTTTCGGCCGTCGGGCGGCGTGAGGAACCGCGGACCTCGTCGGGGATCCCCGAACTCGACCGAGTGCTGGGCGGCGGCCTAGTGGCGGGCGGCGTCACCCTCATCGGCGGCGAGCCGGGCATCGGCAAGAGTACGCTGCTGCTGCAGGTCGCCGACCGGGTGGCCCGGTCCGGCAGCGTGCTGTATGTAGCGGGCGAGGAATCGCTCGAGCAGATCCGGCTGCGGGCCGACCGCCTGGGAGTCACGGCGGACGTTCAGCTCACGCGGGACACGCGGGCCGAGCACATCGCCGCCCTGATGGCCGAGCACAAGCCTGCGCTATGCATCGTGGACTCCATCCAGACCGTGACGGTCGAGGGTGAGGGAGCGCCGGGAGGCGTGGCGCAGGTGCGCGACGGAACGTCGATGCTGACCCGCGCCGCCAAGGAGACGGGCACGCCGACGGTGCTGGTGGGGCACGTCACCAAGGACGGGACTGTCGCCGGCCCGAAGGTGATGGAGCACATCGTGGATACGACGGTCTTTCTGGAGACAGTGGGGTCGTTCCGGCTGCTGCGGTCGGTGAAAAACCGATTCGGGCAGGCGGGCGAACTCGGCGTCTTCGAGATGCGCGGCGAAGGCCTGATCGCCGTCGAAAACCCGTCGGCCGCCTTTCTGGCCGAGCGCCCGGTGGGTGTTCCCGGTAGCGTGGTCGCCGCGACCATCGATGGACAGCGGCCCATGCTTCTGGAGGTGCAGGCGCTGGCCTCCAAGACGCCCTACCCCAATGCCCGCCGTGTGGTCGTGGGGTTGGACCCCCGGCGTGTGGACGTGGTGCTGGCCGTGTTGGAGCGCCGCCTGGACCTGACTTTGGGCGGCTTGGACATCTACGTGAACCTCGCGGGCGGCCTGAAGGTGGCCGATCCGGGGCTGGACCTCGCGGTCGCGCTCGCCGTGTACTCGGCGGTAGTGGGCCGCGCGCTGCCCGAGACAGTCGTGACCTTCGGCGAGGTTGGGCTGGCGGGTGAGGTCCGGCAGGCGCAGTCGGCCCTGCGCCGCGCCGAGGAGGCCCGCCGCGCCGGCTACAGCCGCCTGATTGTGCCGCCGGGCCTGGACGGCCAACCGGGGATCCGCAGTGTGGAAGAAGCGGTGGGTGTGGTCTGGCAGGCCGCGGGACAGGCTCGGGCCTAGCCCGGAGCTGGGTCTACAGAAACCAGAGCCGGTCGGGCCGGCAGAAAAGCGTGGCCCGGGCCGATCCGGAGTCCGGGCCTGCATTACCATGACCCCATGACCGCTCCCGCCCACCCCCTCGCCGCCCCCCTGCTGGCCGGTGAGCGGCGGGCGCTGGCGCAGGCTATTACTCTGAGCGAAAGCACGCGTCCCGAGCACGAGACCCAGGCCCAGACGCTGTTGGCAGCCGTGCTGCCCCATGTGGGCCGCTCGCTGCGGCTGGGCTTGACCGGGGTACCGGGTGTGGGCAAGAGCACCTTCATCGAGGCGCTGGGGGTCTGGCTGGCCGACGCGGGGCACCGGGTTGCCGTTCTGGCCGTGGACCCCAGCAGCGCTCGCACGGGCGGCTCCATCATGGGCGACAAAACGCGGATGCCGATGCTGGCTGTGCATCCGAACGCCTTCATCCGCCCCAGCCCCAGCGGGGGCACGCTGGGCGGCGTAGCCCGGCGGACCCGTGAGGCGGTCACGCTGTGCGAGGCGGCCGGCTACGACGTGATTCTCGTCGAGACGGTCGGTGTGGGCCAGAGCGAGACGCAGGTGGCGGCCATGACCGACCTGTTCGTGCTGCTGACTCTGCCGAACGCGGGCGACGAGTTGCAGGGGGTCAAACGCGGCATCATGGAACTCGCGGACCTGTGTGTGGTGAACAAGGCCGACCTCGATCCGCGCGCGGCTATCCGCGCCCAGACGCAGCTGCGCGCTGCCCTGACCCTGCTCACGCCTCACGGGGCCCCCTGGCGACCACGGGCGCTGCGGGCGTCGGCGGTGACGGGCGAGGGGCTGCCGGAGGTGTGGGCCGCGGCCCAGGACTACGCCCGCGAGATGGACCTGCCGGCCCGGCGCCAGGCGCAGGCCGCCGTATGGTTCGACGACCTGCTGCGCGAGGCCGCATGGAAGGTGTTCAGGGCCGGTACGTCGCCCACGCGCCTGGCGGAGTTGCGGGCGGCGGTGCAGGCGGGGACCCTGACGGCGGTGCAGGCGGTCACGGCGCTGCTAGCGACCCCGACATCCGGCGCAGAATGACCTGATGGTCCTCGAAAAAATGCCGGGGATGCGCTAGGCTCCATGCCAGCGGCACCGGCTGGGCGCTGTCCAGGTCTGGCCCGCTGCCCGAATTCAGGACATGGGCCACGCTCGGCAGCACCAGTGAACGCGACGGATGGCTGAACACCCGCGCGCCGGGCGGCGAAGGTTCCTCGGCGCCGAGCCAGTGCCCCGGCAGTTCCCACAGCCCACGCCCGATGGGGCCGGAGCGGCGGCGCAGCCAGACCTGACCCTCTGCGAGCTGAAAGTGCCGCACCTCCCGCAGCGGCGACGCGGCCCCGGCCAGCCGCGCCCGCTCGGCCTGGACGGCGGCGTATTCGGCCTGGAGGCGGCGGAAGGTGCGGGTCTGCCGGAAGGCGGCCAGCGCGGTTTGCACGGCGCCCGGTAGGTGCTCGGGCAGTTGGTCCGTGAAGTAGGCCTGCCGCACGTCGGTCGCGTTCAGGCCCGGCGTGATGGGCGAAGCCTCGGCCGTCCACTCGGGGAACCAGCGCAGGTAGCTGCTGGTGACGTCCTTCTCGAAGCCCACCAGGACGGCGCCGGGCGTATTGACCGCCCTCCGCACCTGCCCGGTCCACAGTTCGGTGTCGAATTCGTCGGGCAGGGCGCGGAAGCGTACGCGGCGCAGGTCGGCCCCCGTTTCGGCAAGCGCCGCACGGATCATCCCCACGCGCTCGGGGGCGCTCCAGGGGTTCTTGACGCTGCGGGCCAAGTTGGCGCTGCCGGGCAGGACCAGCAGTCGCCCGTGCCGGTCCAGGGCGTCCATCATGGTGTTCAGGTGGGCCTGGTGCGGCGGCTGAAAGCGCCCGATGTAGACCGCCAGGGTCATGGGCGCGGCCGGCCCTCTGGCCAGGCGCGGGGGCCACAGGAGCGGCAGCCCGGACCGGCCGGCCGGTACCCCACCCCCCTCACAGCCCGTGCTGCTCGCGCAGTTCGGCGATGAGGGCGTCGCGGCGTTCCTGCAGCGGCCGGCTGAGGCTCACGCGGTAGACGTGCGGGTTGAGCAGGCGCAGCGTGCCCTCGGGTAACTGGGCGAGGTCGGCCTGGGCGCGGGCCTGGAGCGCGCTCAGCGGTTCGGGGGAAGTGAGGCGGCGCCCCGCGTCCATCACGCGTACGCGGGCGTCACTCCAGGTCAGGCCCGCCGGGACGCGGCTGCTGCGCAGAGGGTTGCCGGGGTCGCCGACGCGCTCGCTAGGCTGCGGAGCGGCCTCAGTGTCTATGGACACCACGTCCAGCGCGAGGCGGCCCGAGGCGTCTATGCCCCGCCACACGCGCTTGGGGCCGGGCACGCTGGTCTTGCCGGGGTCGCCGGTCAGTTTCATCTTGTCGGTCCCGTTCAGGGCCACCAGTTTGTAGACGCCGCCCAGCGCGCCGCCTCCGTCACCGCCCCCGGTGGCGAGCTGGGTGCCTACCCCGTAGACGTCGATGCGCCCGCCCTCGCGGATGACCGATTCGATGACCGACTCGGAGAGGTCGTTGCTGGCCGTGATCCTGACCCCGGGAAAGCCCGCCTCGTCCAGCTGCGCCCGCACCCGCGCCGACAGGTAGGCGAGGTCCCCCGAATCCAGGCGTACGCCGCGCAGTTCGTGTCCCGCCTCCCGCAGTTCGCGCGCCACCGTCAAGGCGTTGGGCAGCCCGCTCTCGAGCGTGTCGAAGGTGTCGATCAGCAGCGTGGTGTTGTCCGGGTACATCTGGGCATAGGCGCGGAAGGCCTCGAGCTCGTCCGCGAAACTCTCCACCCAGGCGTGGGCGTGGGTCCCCACGGCCGCCAGCCCGTAGCGCCGCGCCGCCTCGACGTTGCTCGTGCCGGTCGCGCCGCCCACGACCGCCGCGCGGGCGGCCCCGAGCGCGCCGTCGGGGCCCTGCGCACGCCGGGCTCCGAACTCGACGACCGCCCCGCCGTGGGGGCTACGCTGCGCGGCCGTCAGGCAGCGGGCAGCCTTGGTGGCGATCAGGGTCTGGAAGTTCAGGACGTTCAGCAGGGCTGTCTCGACGAGCTGCGCCTCCCACAGCGGCCCCTGCACCGTCAGCAGCGGCTCGTTCGGAAAGACGACGTGGCCCTCAGGAAAGGCCGTTACGCGGCACGAGAAGCGCCAGCTGCGCAACGCCTCCAGAAACTCGGGCCGGAACTGGCCCAGCGTCTCCAGATAGTTCAGGTCGTCCGGCGTGAACCGCAGGCCCTCCAGGTAGTCCAGCGCGACTTCCAGCCCGGCCCACACCGCGTAACCGCCCCGGTAGGGATTGCGGCGGTAGTACAGGTCGAACGTGGCGGGGTGCGTGTGCAGCCCGGCCAGAAAGTACCCCTGCATCATGGTGAGCTGGTAGAGGTCGGTGAACAGCGCCGAGGCGAGGGGGGTGGCGGGGGGCAGGTCGGCCACGCCGGCGGTCAGGGGGTCGGGACGGTTCATGTGGTCACCCTAGAGCAGCGGCGCCGCCACACGCGATTAGAAAAAACTCTTCCGGCCCGGATGTCCTGCACCCGGACCGCCTCAGACCGTGTCGGGCAGGTCCTGACCCCGCGTCTCGACGCCGATGGCCCAGGCACAGGCGGCGGCCACCACGAAACACACGGTAAAGACGGTCAGGGCCACGCCCAGCTGGCCGGTCAGCAGCAGCGCCCCCACGCTGGGCGACACGGCGCTCGCCAGCCGCGCCACACCGCTGACGAAGCCCACGCCAGTCGTGCGCACGGCCGTGGGGAACAGCTCGGGCGTGTAGGCATACAGCGCGCCCCAGGCCCCCAGGAGTGCGAAGGACAGCAGGGCCGAGGTCGCCAGCACGCTCTGCGCTCCTGTGGCGAGCAGGAAGAGGGAGGCCCCCACCGCGCTCAGCAGCAGAAACCCGGCGAGCGTGACCCGGCGCCCTACCCGCTCGACGAGATACGCCGAGAGGGCGTAGCCCGGAAGCTGCGCCAGCGCGAGCAGCAGCGTGGTGCGGTAGACCGCGCCGAGTTCCAGTCCCTGCGCCCGCAGGAAACTGGGCAGCCACGTGAAGATGCCGTAGTAGCCCAGGCTCAGGCCGAACCAGGTCATGGCCAGCAGGGCGGTCCGGCGGCCCAGTGGTCCCCGCAGCAGCGCGCCGGGGCGGGTGCGGGCGGCGGCGTCCGGCACCGCGAGCGGCCAGTCGGGCAGCTCCTGGCCGTTGGCGCGCGCCACCTGCTCGAGCGCCCGCCGGGCCGCCCCCGGTTCACCGCGCAGCAGCAGCGAGCGGGGCGAGTCGGGCAGACCCAGCCGCGCGAGCAGGCCCAGCAGCCCCGGCAGCGCGGCCAGGCCCAGCAGCCAGCGCCAGCTCTGCTCGGGTGGCAGCGTTGTGCTCAGGCTCCAGGCCAGGGCGGCGACGGCGACCGTGCCTACGGCCCAGAAGCTCTCGAGGTACACCAGAAATCGCCCCCGCTGCGCGGTCGGCACGAACTCGGCCATCATCGCGTAGTCCACCGGAAGTGTGCCCCCGATGGCAAAACCGGTGAGCACGCGCGCCAAGACGAGCACCGTCAGGTTCGGCGAAAAGGCCCCCAGCAACCCGAACATCACTCCGAGCGTCACTGTGGTCAGGAACACCCGGCGGCGGCCGATCTGGTCGGCCAGTGCGCCCCAGAACCACGCCCCGACGAGCATCCCCACGAACGTCGCCGTGAGGAGCAGCGTAGCGTCGGCCGAGCCGCGCTCCAGCCCGAAGGACGCGCTGATGCCCGGCAGCGCGAACCCCATGAGCAGCACCTCCATCGCGTCGGCCGCCCAGGTCAGGCCGCAGATCGCCAGCAGCCGCCACTGGAACGGCCCCAGGCCCGCGCGGTTCACCGCGTCGTCAATCGTGAGGGTCGGTGCAGTCATCGCGGCCCAGTGTAGGCGAGGGCCCGGTGCAGACCTACCCGGCCACCACGTCCAGCCGTTCCAGCCCCCGGATCACGAACCCGCCCGTATAGCGCGCGGGGGCCCCGGGGTCGGCCAGCCGCAGGCCCGGCAGCGTGCGGCACAGGGCCCGCAGGCTCAGGGCGAGTTCCAGGCGGGCAAGCGGCGCTCCCAGGCAGTAGTGGATGCCCAGCCCGAAGGTCAGGTGCGGGTTGGGGTCGCGGTCCAGTACGAGCTCGTCGGGGCGCGCGAACTTCTGCTTGTCGCGGTTGCCGCTGGCGTACAGCAGCGAGAGGCGGTCGCCGGGCCGCAGGTCGGCGCCGTGCAGGGTCATCGGCTCCAAGACGATGCGCTCGAAGAGAGGCAGCGGCGTGTCGTAGCGCAGCAGTTCCTCTGCCGCCGTGCGGAACACTGCCAGGCTGTCCGCGCGCCCGGCGGCGGCCACCAGCGTCTCCCAGTGTTCGCGCCGGCGCAGCAGGGCCAGCACGCCCGCCGCCAGTCCGTTCACGCTCGCCTCGTGTCCGGCGTTCAGCAGCAGGATGCAGGCGTCCACGAGTTCCTGTTCGCTCAGGCGGTCGCCGCCGTCCTCGGCCTGCACGAGCGCCGTGATGAGGTCATCGCGCGGTTCGGCGCGGCGCTCGCGGGCCAGTCGCCGGATCAGGGCACTGAAGTCCAGCACGGCCCCCTCGGCCTCGGCCTGGGCCTGCGCGCTGGCACTCGGCTCGTAGAGCCGCACGATGGCCGCCGACCAGGGACGCAGCCCGGCGCGGTCCTCCTCCGGCACGCCCAGCAGTTCCGCGATGACCGTTACGGGCAGCGGCTCGGCGTAGCGAGACACGAGGTCGAAAGGGCCCCCGGTGTCCAGGCCGCGCAGCTGGGCCTCCAGAATCTCCTCGATCCGGGGCATGAGACGCTCAACCCGGCGCGGCGTGAACGCCAGGCTGACCAGCGAGCGCAGCCGCGTGTGCTTGGGCGGCTCGGAGTCAAGGAGGTGGTTGGCGTTGAAGGCGTCGAAATTGGCCTGCCGGGGATCGGGGAGCGGCCAGCCGAGTTCGTCGCGCGAGTAGCGGTGCAGGGCGCTGCGGCCCAGCCTCCTGTCGCGCAGCGCGGCCGAGATGTCGGCGTGCCGGGTCAGGACCACGCGGTTCATGCCCGGATCGCGGAACACCGGCCGTTCGGCGCGCAGCCGCGCCAGCAGGGGGTAGGGGTCCTGTACGAAGGCGGGGTCCATGACCGGCAGCCTGAATTCGGGCAGGCCGGAGGGAAGGGGGGCGGCTGCGCGGTCGGTGGGGGAGGGCACGCGTGCATTATCGCGCGCCGTGTCCGGCGTCCGGGACGCCTTTCCTGGCAGGACTTGGGGCCGGGCCGCTA
The DNA window shown above is from Deinococcus sp. Leaf326 and carries:
- a CDS encoding DEAD/DEAH box RNA helicase, with translation MNFDQLIAPELAARLAERGITEASPIQAESLPHTLQGRDLIGRARTGTGKTLAFALPIIQNLEPSRERSRLPRAIVVAPTRELAKQVAEEFAKSGLDLTTVTVYGGASYAPQENALRRGVDVVVGTPGRLIDHLERGNLDLSAVRYAVLDEADEMLSVGFADAIETILEKTPESRQTMLFSATLNGDINRLSRKYLRDPLKVDMVGEGKSQAAQTVEHLKVKVGRSRTRVLADLLTVYSPEKAIVFTRTKREADELANELIHRGIESEALHGDLAQTQRERALGAFRSGRVGVLVATDVAARGLDIPEVDLVVQYHLPQDPESYVHRSGRTGRAGRTGTAIIMYGDRDGREMSGLERITGVRFIERPLPTPKEVASASARSSADLVRRVDSGAAQGFQEEAERLFGELGLEALTRALAKISGVTEPAKAASLLSGEEGLTTLILHGERLSVPRTVAVLARGSDLDTRRLGKVRQWRGGTVADVPSEYVEKLLAANPLEGDIQVEVAQELPELFEAPTRERREGSYNGGNRSNRDEGGYRGGGNRGQGGGYAGRGGNDRGGQGRWSRDGGGQSQSRSREDFADREFVPSGR
- a CDS encoding DUF2087 domain-containing protein yields the protein MTKSITDFQDERGRITNWPSDRRVVQQQAILHHLRGLFESGVSYGRPEVDRLLATHTTLEDPSILIPELVEGDYLATDGQTYWRADGRPGVAAPDAEPRG
- the radA gene encoding DNA repair protein RadA encodes the protein MAKSVTRYVCTSCGYASAKPLGRCPSCQAWNSFEEEVPTIATGKGRGGLGGYGGVSGGKLTALSAVGRREEPRTSSGIPELDRVLGGGLVAGGVTLIGGEPGIGKSTLLLQVADRVARSGSVLYVAGEESLEQIRLRADRLGVTADVQLTRDTRAEHIAALMAEHKPALCIVDSIQTVTVEGEGAPGGVAQVRDGTSMLTRAAKETGTPTVLVGHVTKDGTVAGPKVMEHIVDTTVFLETVGSFRLLRSVKNRFGQAGELGVFEMRGEGLIAVENPSAAFLAERPVGVPGSVVAATIDGQRPMLLEVQALASKTPYPNARRVVVGLDPRRVDVVLAVLERRLDLTLGGLDIYVNLAGGLKVADPGLDLAVALAVYSAVVGRALPETVVTFGEVGLAGEVRQAQSALRRAEEARRAGYSRLIVPPGLDGQPGIRSVEEAVGVVWQAAGQARA
- the meaB gene encoding methylmalonyl Co-A mutase-associated GTPase MeaB, producing MTAPAHPLAAPLLAGERRALAQAITLSESTRPEHETQAQTLLAAVLPHVGRSLRLGLTGVPGVGKSTFIEALGVWLADAGHRVAVLAVDPSSARTGGSIMGDKTRMPMLAVHPNAFIRPSPSGGTLGGVARRTREAVTLCEAAGYDVILVETVGVGQSETQVAAMTDLFVLLTLPNAGDELQGVKRGIMELADLCVVNKADLDPRAAIRAQTQLRAALTLLTPHGAPWRPRALRASAVTGEGLPEVWAAAQDYAREMDLPARRQAQAAVWFDDLLREAAWKVFRAGTSPTRLAELRAAVQAGTLTAVQAVTALLATPTSGAE
- a CDS encoding nicotinate phosphoribosyltransferase; translated protein: MNRPDPLTAGVADLPPATPLASALFTDLYQLTMMQGYFLAGLHTHPATFDLYYRRNPYRGGYAVWAGLEVALDYLEGLRFTPDDLNYLETLGQFRPEFLEALRSWRFSCRVTAFPEGHVVFPNEPLLTVQGPLWEAQLVETALLNVLNFQTLIATKAARCLTAAQRSPHGGAVVEFGARRAQGPDGALGAARAAVVGGATGTSNVEAARRYGLAAVGTHAHAWVESFADELEAFRAYAQMYPDNTTLLIDTFDTLESGLPNALTVARELREAGHELRGVRLDSGDLAYLSARVRAQLDEAGFPGVRITASNDLSESVIESVIREGGRIDVYGVGTQLATGGGDGGGALGGVYKLVALNGTDKMKLTGDPGKTSVPGPKRVWRGIDASGRLALDVVSIDTEAAPQPSERVGDPGNPLRSSRVPAGLTWSDARVRVMDAGRRLTSPEPLSALQARAQADLAQLPEGTLRLLNPHVYRVSLSRPLQERRDALIAELREQHGL
- a CDS encoding MFS transporter is translated as MTAPTLTIDDAVNRAGLGPFQWRLLAICGLTWAADAMEVLLMGFALPGISASFGLERGSADATLLLTATFVGMLVGAWFWGALADQIGRRRVFLTTVTLGVMFGLLGAFSPNLTVLVLARVLTGFAIGGTLPVDYAMMAEFVPTAQRGRFLVYLESFWAVGTVAVAALAWSLSTTLPPEQSWRWLLGLAALPGLLGLLARLGLPDSPRSLLLRGEPGAARRALEQVARANGQELPDWPLAVPDAAARTRPGALLRGPLGRRTALLAMTWFGLSLGYYGIFTWLPSFLRAQGLELGAVYRTTLLLALAQLPGYALSAYLVERVGRRVTLAGFLLLSAVGASLFLLATGAQSVLATSALLSFALLGAWGALYAYTPELFPTAVRTTGVGFVSGVARLASAVSPSVGALLLTGQLGVALTVFTVCFVVAAACAWAIGVETRGQDLPDTV
- a CDS encoding cytochrome P450, with amino-acid sequence MDPAFVQDPYPLLARLRAERPVFRDPGMNRVVLTRHADISAALRDRRLGRSALHRYSRDELGWPLPDPRQANFDAFNANHLLDSEPPKHTRLRSLVSLAFTPRRVERLMPRIEEILEAQLRGLDTGGPFDLVSRYAEPLPVTVIAELLGVPEEDRAGLRPWSAAIVRLYEPSASAQAQAEAEGAVLDFSALIRRLARERRAEPRDDLITALVQAEDGGDRLSEQELVDACILLLNAGHEASVNGLAAGVLALLRRREHWETLVAAAGRADSLAVFRTAAEELLRYDTPLPLFERIVLEPMTLHGADLRPGDRLSLLYASGNRDKQKFARPDELVLDRDPNPHLTFGLGIHYCLGAPLARLELALSLRALCRTLPGLRLADPGAPARYTGGFVIRGLERLDVVAG